In Anaerolineales bacterium, one DNA window encodes the following:
- a CDS encoding permease, translating into MFLIDLLSKTTLQVWHTLSVNWIYLLLSAVIAAALKLYVNQDRVAAFLQRNRKAGVLIATGAAVTTPLCSCGTTAIILGMMAGSMPWAPIVAFMVSSPLTSPQELVFSAGLFGWNFALAFFLASILLGLAGGSVAYLSESRGWLAGQARFKSISGGSGLSLPVVASVQARPRVTLGQFLNETWLAGKRLALFFLGFAFIGYLLNNLIPAQWISTLFGEGQVYGVPLAAALGIPFYFNTEASLPLARALMDAGMSQGAVLAFLITGAGTSIGAIAGALTIARWRIVGLVVGTLFIGAVLFGYGYNLLMGVLS; encoded by the coding sequence ATGTTTCTTATCGACCTGCTCTCCAAAACAACTTTACAAGTCTGGCACACCCTCTCCGTAAACTGGATCTACCTGCTTCTCAGCGCAGTCATCGCCGCCGCCCTGAAGTTATACGTCAATCAGGACCGCGTCGCCGCGTTCCTTCAGCGCAACCGCAAGGCAGGCGTGCTGATCGCCACCGGCGCAGCGGTCACGACGCCTCTGTGCTCATGCGGCACAACCGCCATCATCCTCGGCATGATGGCGGGAAGCATGCCCTGGGCGCCGATCGTGGCGTTCATGGTCTCTTCGCCGCTGACCTCGCCGCAGGAACTCGTCTTCAGTGCAGGGCTTTTCGGCTGGAACTTTGCACTGGCGTTCTTTCTGGCATCCATTCTGCTGGGTTTGGCGGGCGGTTCAGTTGCCTATCTCTCCGAGTCGCGCGGCTGGCTGGCGGGTCAGGCTCGCTTCAAATCCATTTCGGGTGGGTCGGGTCTGTCCCTCCCCGTCGTTGCCTCCGTTCAGGCACGACCGCGCGTCACGTTGGGTCAATTCCTCAACGAGACCTGGCTGGCGGGCAAACGCCTCGCGCTGTTCTTCCTCGGCTTTGCCTTCATCGGCTACCTGCTCAACAACCTCATCCCCGCGCAATGGATCTCCACCCTCTTCGGCGAAGGACAGGTCTATGGCGTGCCGCTTGCCGCCGCCCTCGGCATCCCGTTCTACTTCAACACCGAAGCCTCCCTGCCGCTGGCGCGCGCCCTGATGGACGCGGGCATGAGTCAGGGAGCGGTGCTGGCATTCCTCATCACAGGCGCAGGCACCTCCATCGGCGCTATTGCAGGCGCGCTGACCATCGCCCGCTGGCGCATCGTCGGCTTGGTGGTTGGAACATTGTTCATCGGCGCAGTCCTGTTTGGCTATGGCTACAACCTCCTTATGGGAGTTCTCTCATGA
- a CDS encoding M28 family metallopeptidase: MNTAVELGASALLVEHGEPDWFHKTVYTGNGKIPVLRVRKSIAEEIASLNNTDVELALPLRRSILPCNNVLGFLRGAADDFTLALIAHYDHIGDDPGGTRFPGAFDNASGVAAVLEAARQLAKEKRPFNMLVAFLTGEESGLWGAKQLTANPPVPLSAVINLDSLGGEPKLNALRLGHKQRGDWLAELAETALSERGIQAQWVSGSDDSSVFISKGVPTLGLGQQPTGQARSVMHTPFDTLEALYPETIQEGIEVLLDVVQSISLIQKEKNHVYSK; encoded by the coding sequence GTGAATACCGCCGTCGAGTTGGGCGCCTCCGCCCTGCTGGTGGAACACGGCGAACCCGACTGGTTTCACAAAACCGTATACACAGGCAACGGAAAAATCCCTGTCTTGCGGGTCAGGAAATCCATCGCCGAAGAAATCGCCAGCCTGAACAACACAGACGTGGAGTTGGCTCTCCCGCTTCGGCGCTCGATACTTCCCTGCAACAATGTCCTAGGTTTCCTGCGCGGCGCGGCGGACGATTTCACGCTCGCCCTGATCGCCCACTACGACCACATCGGCGACGACCCTGGCGGAACGCGCTTCCCTGGCGCGTTCGATAACGCTTCGGGAGTGGCAGCGGTTTTGGAAGCGGCGCGCCAACTGGCAAAAGAAAAACGCCCCTTCAATATGCTGGTGGCTTTCCTGACGGGCGAAGAATCGGGTTTGTGGGGCGCAAAGCAGTTGACGGCGAATCCGCCTGTGCCGCTTTCAGCGGTCATCAACCTGGACAGTCTCGGCGGTGAGCCCAAACTCAACGCCCTGCGCCTCGGACATAAACAACGGGGCGACTGGCTTGCCGAACTTGCTGAAACTGCCCTGTCGGAGCGCGGCATTCAGGCGCAATGGGTCAGCGGCAGTGACGACTCGTCCGTGTTTATCTCGAAGGGAGTCCCAACGCTTGGGTTGGGGCAGCAGCCCACAGGTCAGGCGCGAAGCGTGATGCATACTCCGTTCGACACGCTCGAAGCGCTTTATCCCGAAACAATCCAGGAAGGCATCGAAGTCCTTCTTGACGTTGTCCAATCCATTTCACTCATCCAAAAGGAGAAAAACCATGTCTACTCAAAATAA
- a CDS encoding acetamidase/formamidase family protein produces MTVHTIKPNLQTLHGRFSREISPILTIDSGDIVQYQTLDAGWCNFEQASPFERPTKLAGRNRELDWGHALCGPIAIRGAKAGMTLEIRLNKIRTGAWGWSTGGGWDSYWNRRLGVVEGDEWLMRWRLNPDAGLATNQYGQTLQMSPFMGILGMPPAETGDHSTYPPRFCGGNIDCKELTESARVFLPIPVDGGLFSLGDGHAVQGDGEVSGPALECPMEQVELAFHLLPDLHIDFPRAYTNAGWITFGFHEDLDEAVMIAMDGMIDLLKEQYGMQKNQAVAWSSLVVNLRATQIVNEVKGAHAILPHDALAGLK; encoded by the coding sequence ATGACAGTTCACACGATAAAACCCAACCTGCAAACCCTGCACGGACGTTTCTCACGCGAGATTTCGCCCATCCTCACTATTGATTCGGGGGATATAGTGCAGTATCAAACACTCGATGCAGGCTGGTGCAACTTTGAACAGGCAAGCCCATTTGAACGCCCGACAAAACTGGCGGGGCGCAACCGCGAATTGGACTGGGGGCACGCCCTGTGCGGACCGATTGCCATTCGCGGCGCCAAGGCGGGTATGACGCTTGAAATACGCCTTAACAAGATCCGCACGGGTGCGTGGGGGTGGTCCACGGGCGGCGGTTGGGATAGTTATTGGAACCGAAGGCTGGGTGTGGTGGAAGGCGACGAGTGGCTCATGCGCTGGCGGCTTAACCCCGATGCCGGGCTTGCGACCAATCAATATGGGCAGACCCTCCAGATGAGTCCTTTTATGGGCATCTTGGGCATGCCGCCCGCTGAAACAGGGGATCACTCCACGTATCCGCCGCGCTTCTGTGGCGGCAATATTGACTGCAAGGAATTGACCGAAAGTGCGCGCGTGTTCCTGCCAATCCCTGTGGATGGCGGCTTGTTCTCTCTTGGTGATGGTCACGCGGTGCAGGGGGATGGCGAAGTCTCTGGTCCCGCACTGGAATGTCCGATGGAGCAGGTTGAACTGGCGTTTCACCTGCTCCCTGATTTGCATATCGACTTCCCGCGCGCCTATACCAATGCTGGCTGGATCACCTTTGGCTTCCACGAAGACTTGGATGAAGCCGTGATGATTGCCATGGATGGCATGATTGACCTGCTCAAGGAGCAATATGGCATGCAGAAAAATCAGGCGGTGGCGTGGAGTTCACTGGTGGTTAACCTTCGAGCAACACAGATCGTGAACGAAGTCAAAGGCGCACATGCCATCCTGCCACACGATGCGCTGGCTGGTTTGAAGTAG
- a CDS encoding response regulator transcription factor codes for MTMITLVIVDDRPAVRQGLQMRLALEEDMQVVGEAQNGRDALSAIPHLKPIVVLMDMEMPEMDGLAAIQTLRSIAPESKVVVLTIHDDETSRRRAYESGAAGFVCKCAGDEALLNVIRAVVHPAS; via the coding sequence ATGACTATGATTACTCTCGTGATAGTCGATGACCGGCCCGCCGTCCGTCAGGGGCTGCAAATGCGGCTGGCGCTCGAAGAAGATATGCAGGTCGTTGGCGAAGCGCAGAACGGCAGGGATGCGCTGTCGGCGATTCCGCACCTGAAGCCCATCGTCGTCCTGATGGATATGGAAATGCCCGAAATGGATGGATTGGCGGCAATACAAACGCTCCGTTCAATCGCGCCTGAAAGCAAGGTGGTTGTCCTGACCATCCATGATGACGAAACATCCCGCAGACGGGCATATGAATCGGGCGCGGCGGGGTTTGTGTGCAAATGTGCCGGTGATGAGGCTCTATTGAATGTCATCCGTGCTGTTGTTCATCCCGCTTCATGA